Genomic window (Pongo abelii isolate AG06213 chromosome 4, NHGRI_mPonAbe1-v2.0_pri, whole genome shotgun sequence):
tttttaaaagttaaatgtcCCAGATTCCATGGCCATGGGTAAGACTGGGGCCTGCTCAGGAGCTCCCTTTTCTCTTTTGACTTGCTCCATGTGATCTGGCATAGTTAATAACTCCCACTGCCCAGCGCTCCCTCAAGTTCCAGCCTGTGGGACCCTGGTTTTCCCATCCTCGAGAATTGTAAATTGTCACGTATTTGTCATATGTACTTATTCCAGCCTTTCAGGCCTGGTAACTTGGCTCCCCCAGCACCCAAATATACATGCCTGGGCTCATTACTCCGCCCTGCTTCCTTTTCTGAGTCATAGTAGCAAATAGATTGAGAATAAGAAATGAGCCATTATTTGTAATTTCCAAATGGTAGGTGTGGCTGCTGCCTTAGAACCCTCTGTTGACTTCAGTTCAGTACACTTCTTGTGTCGTGCTGGTCCTGTGCTGGGGTTAGGAGTAGAGATGAGGGAGCCACTACCCCTTCTGGTAGATGCAGCCCTACAGGTTCCAGCCTGGTGGGAGGAGCCCTGGCAGGACTTGTCCCCCTACTGGCCTCCTCCACTGCGTGTTCTCGCTCAGGGCATAACTGGCTCAAACATTTTCATTAGGGTATTGGCGACACAAGGAGAGAGTATTGGCTAAGGAAAAAGGCAGGGCAGAAGTCACGGAGGAGGAAGCTTTTGATTTCAGGCACTGTGCAAAGTGCTGGTATTTCCCTCTCAATGGGACCTGTGAGAGAGGTAGGCACTCTAAAATATCCCACTTTTGAAGATGaggtgaggccgggtgcagtggttcatgcctgtaatcccaggaccttgggaggctgaggcgggtggatcatttgaagtcaggagtttgagaccagcctgaccaacatggtgaaaccccatctctactaaaaatacaaaaacattagccaggtgtggtagctcatgcctgtaatctcagctactcaggagactaagacaggataatcgcttgaacccaggaagcagagtttgcagtgagccaaaattgccccactatactccagcctgggtgacagagtgagactctgtctcaaaaaaaaaaaaagaagatgagggAATGGCCACtgagagagattaagtaactcaCCCAAGGGCACAATAAAACTAGGAAGTGGCAGAACTAGCATTCCAACCTAGGCCCTCTGACTTTTCCTAGGCAGTGGGGTAGAAGCAGGTTTGATGAGAGAGAGGAGGGCTGAGAGGGTGCTGTGTGGCCAGTGGTGGAGATAATGGGTATGTCTTAGCAGCAGATGAGGGCAGTGAGAGGAGCAATTTGAATTTGTCCACTCAGAACACAGGATATGCtgacttctttgttctttttgggcCTGGAGGAAGGCAGCTAATATCTCGACATCTGGGGCATCTGGAAGACTTGAGTCCGTGGCCTGGGAACCAGCCTGAGCCCAGCAGCCTCTTAGGACATAAGCGCCCATCCAGGATTTATCTCTTAGAAACAGAGCCCCAAATAAAGTGAGCCTAGAGGCTGGGATTCCTAGAATGCTAGAATGTCAGAGCTGAAAGGGATCCTAAAAATGTGATTTCCTGCCATAACACTCACAACTAATCAGATATTTGAGAAAGCTAATTTCCTGGTGCTCTTTCCTTGGAGTTTTCCCTTGATACCTTTGGTGGGTGATAGACATGGTTCTAAAGGACAACTCATTTGGCACTAGAGGCAGCTAATACATGGTGACTGTTCAGCACGTGCCCGGCACAACTGGGATGTCCACCATGAAATTCTGGCCACTTCCTCCTGgccagcttcagcctccaaaacagGAGCAAAGTCATGACAGCATGGAGGTGTCAAGTGTGTTCTAGAGCTTCTCACCCAGCTCTACTCCAGGCACAAGAGTCTTTTGTAGCTTTCCCAGCTGAGTCAGGGAGCCCACTACTCCTTGAGGCAGCTCCATCTGTTGTAACCTAGCTATGATTTTATACCAGTCTCAAGGTGATCTTTCTATACATTCCCATTGTTCTTAATTCTGTCTTCTGTGGCTGTACGGAGAAAATGTGACCCAAGAGCAGCCAGTTGGGTTCATTTTGGTAACCAGCCCATCAGTTGGTAGTAACTACCTGAAGTCCTATGCAGAAAAGGATTTTGGGGCCAAGACTGGGCTCAGAAGGAAAGCCCAGGAAACAATGCCACAGTTAACCAATTAGCAGTTAGATGACAAGTGCATTTCAATACAAGTGTTAGAGCCAATCTTAGGGTAGTGACTACCTAAAGAACTCTAAGACTATGGACtgagcgtgatggctcacacctgtaatcccagcactttgggatcccagcactttgggaggcggaggtggaaggattgcttgaagccaggagttccagaccagcctgggcaacaaagtgagaccccatctctacaaaaaatacaaaattagctgggtgtggtgcctgcctgtgtttcccagctacatgggaggctgaggcaggaggatcgtctgagcccaggaggttgaggctgcagtgagtgcagtgagccatgatacaaaaataaaaaagaattctaagTCTATGTATAGTTCAGTGTAGGGGGAAAATTCACATTTGATTGTTAATGTCTGCCATGGGCACAATAATACACTATACTCACACATGGGCCACAATGTTGCCATTCCTAGAACAGACTATCTCTAAGATCTCATACAGTTACAAATTCTATGATTAAAATATATTGCTgctttttttgaagagacagaagAGCTGATATGTTTGCCCTGGAATTCATACTTATAACCTTTTTcaaacctttgtttttttttgttttttttttgtttttaccaggTGGATTTAGTTTTGGAGAAGGAAGTGGCTGGCCTCTGGATCAAGATCCCATGCACGGACTACATTGGCAGCTGTACCTTTGAACAATTCTGTGATGTGCTTGACATGTTAATTCCTACTGGGGAGCCCTGCCCAGAGCCCCTGCGTACCTATGGGCTTCCTTGCCACTGTCCCTTCAAAGAAGTAAGTACTTAGGGAGGAGAGAGCATTACCCCTGTGGCTAAAGAGATGGGGTTTAGAGAGAAGGGTCTTTGCATTCTCCTCCTGCAGATCTGGATGTCTCTGGATTTGTAAGCCAGTGTGACCTATCAGGAATCACTTATCTTCCAGGAGCCTCAGTTATCTATGAAATGGGAGACTTGAACTTAGATGTGATCTTCAGGGCCCTTTATCCATAATAATCCATGCTGTACAGTACTATGGCCTTCTCTAATCTTGTGCGGCCATTTTGAGAATGGGAAGAGGGGTGGTAGTTCATGGCTACAATCCTAGCAGTGGCTCTAGGAGAAAGACCCCATCAGTAGGCTCCCACTGACTGGCGGTCCACTGGCTTTCCCACAGGGAACCTACTCACTGCCCAAGAGCGAATTCGTTGTGCCTGACCTGGAGCTGCCCAGTTGGCTCACCACCGGGAACTACCGCATAGAGAGCGTCCTGAGCAGCAGTGGGAAGCATCTGGGCTGCATCAAGATCGCTGCCTCTCTAAAGGGCATATAACATGGCATCTGCCACAGCAGAATGGAGCGGTGTGAGGAAGGTCCCTTTTCCTCTGTTTTGTGTTTGCCAAGGTCAAACTCCCACTCTCTGCCCCCCTTTAATCCCCTTTCTACAATGAGTCCACTACCCTCACTGAAAATCATTTTGTGCCACTTACATTTTAGGTTGGGGCAAGCAGCCCTGACCTAAGGGAGGATGAGTTGGACAGTTCTTGATAGCCCAGGGCATCTGCTGGGCTGACCACTTTACTCATCCCGGTTAACATTCTCTCTAAAGAGCCTTGTTCATTTCCAAAGCAGTTAAGGAATGGGAACCAGAACGTTTTAGGACCTGAAGAGTCTTTatgactctgtctctctcactcttttttttttttgtcactaaGTTAAAAGGAAAGTGAGAGTATTAACGTTTTTGTTCTCCTCCAGCCCCCTGTTACGATGAAGGGGCAAAAGTATTTGCTCTTAGTCTATTCCTCCCTTAACTTCTGTGACTAATTTTGATTTCCTTTCTAGATTTGCCCAATTAATACTAGGGTGCAGTGTATCCTGGAGAGGTAGGGTGTGTGGGGGGAGGAATCCCTTGGGGGAGATATTAGGAGTgctctgttgtttataaactcaGGTACCCGCAGGGCCTAGCAGGAGACTTAAATGACTGACAAGAACCATGAGAAACATGTTGCTTCCAGGCTTGATTTcgatttttcccttttttttttgagacagaatctcactttgtcaccaggctggagtgcagtggcgcaatctcggctcactgcaacctccgcctcccgggttcaagcgattctcctgcctcagccttccaagtagcttggactacaggccctgccaccacgcccggctaatttgtgtatttttagtagagatggggtttcaccatgttggccaggatggtctcgatctcttgacctcatgatccgcccaccttggccttgcaaagtgctggattacaggcatgagccactatgcccagccgatttttcctttttgattaaaGATACTATTACAATGTAAATGTTTCTTACACAGAAAGTCACAGCACATGTGCCCGTTGATACAAGGCTGCTGAGGCCTGGTCTCCAGTTGGAAATATAATTAAGGGTGGCAAGGACTGGAGTAAGTTGGAGAGTGCATAGCCAGTCTGTGAAGACAACTGCCAGATACTGGCAATactccagactggtgacagagtgagactctgtctcaaaaaaaaagtttcaatgtTTACTCCTAGAGAAGCCAAAAATCCAGATTTGTATATGAAATCTTACTATTTTAAAAGATTggcagctaattctttttttaaaaagctgtgcaGTGTGATGTGTCCCAAACGGACTGGCTCATGGGTGGCCACTTCACAACCTCTAATCTCAGACCGTGCATGCCTTGTCCTCTTAAGATAACTCCTGTGGGACCATTTCTCCCTCCATAGGGCCAAAGCCATAGTGTCCGGTCCCAAGGACAAGGCTCTTCCAGTGCTAGGAGAGGTATGGGCAGCCTGTCACCTGTGAGCTGTGGGGATCACGaggctgcctgcctcagtcttggAGTCCTGTCGGGTGAATGAGGCAGGTGGGAAAGAGCCTCACCAGAAGCTGCTTTTGGAGCAGGGGTCCAAGGAAGAGAGGGTGGCCTCGACATCAAACTGCCTGGATTTTTCTACCACCCTGTTACACCATAGCAACTTCTGAAACACATACCAGCCCTGAGTTCTGGGCTCATTTGAAGCCTGGAATAGCAATAAATCTTTTTAACTTGCTGACAGTTTCTCCCTTGCCTTGCTGCTGATTTCACTGATCACATCTCAGGATTTCAAAAGTGTTTTTGGGGTGGGGCTCTTTTGGTTGGAAGGGTTTGTTGGAACGGTACAGGTGAGCCGAGGCGATTCCAGGGACAGACGCTTCTGCAGGAGCTTGAGCTTGCTTGTTGTTTCTGCTTCATCGCCATCCAGCTCCCCTGTTTGCTATTTTGCTTTCCATCACATCATGACTGCGGAGAGTGAAAATCACCTAGTGACCATTGAACAGGCCCCAGAGACAAAATCTTTTTATCTGAGGAATTTAAAAGGGAGCAAAGACCACCTGGTGACTATCAGGCCATGCAGACGCAAAACTTCTTATTTGGGGAAAATTAGAAGTAATTAGACTTTCCTATTATCTAAAGCAGGCGTCTGGTTCCAGATTTCTTTTCCCCGATAAAAACCTTATGAGTAACTAAAATTTCTGTACATCTCCGGAATGCCATGCTGaaactcactgcaaccccacgGTCCCACTTTAAGGTCTATAAATATCCCTAAGGAGAAATCCACCATGGTACGTTCAAGTCCTCTCACTGAGGTGCCCCATTGCAGTCTTCTGCAGCATTCTTCTAATACCTTTCCTTTTTCAAACTTATACTGTTGTTGGTGAATTCTTTTTACCAACCCACGAGTTGACCACTTCCCAATGCCGGGGCTCTGACGCCTCACCTGGCAATGACCTCCACAGCCGTTTCCCTCTGTTGGATCTTCCAGCCTTATTCTCAACAGTTGCTTTTTAGTTCACATTCTTGACCGAATCTCAGTAGCTCAGTTAATCTTTTTATGTCTGCTCTGCTCTTGGGTCATATGTTCCTTGAGGTTTCTTAGGGGTGGGGGATGAGGAGTTAAAGGTGGCAGGTCAAAGTTCAATCGCAGGTCAAAGcagactttttaataaatggtgctgagccAACTGGAAAGCCCCTTGGAGAAAGTCGAAGTTAGACCTGTACTTCACACCATATGCAAGAATGAACTCCATCTGGATCCAGGATCCAAATGTAAGAAAATGAAGCCATATAAATACAGAAGGAAACATGGTGGAAATATCCAGTGGCAACAAAATATTGACACATTTGACTacataaagataataaaaatgcttagtaaaaacacaataaaatcaaATGACTGGGAGAAAAATTTATCCAGCCTATATCATAGACAAACAGTTAGTATTCTTACTATATAAGGAATTAAAAATTAAGGGACAAAGGACCAAAAACTTGATAGAAAAACTGGGAAAAGACATGAACATACACACTCatgtaaagatataaaaatggctctttgaaatgaaatattcaaactaactcattagagaaatgtaaattgagATAATACTGAGATACCATTTATCATCTCTCAGACTGGTGAAAGAAAGAACAACACATTTCTGTTAGGCAAGGCTATAGGGAAACACACTGTCatcactgttggtaggaatgcaaacTAGTATGACTTCTGGAGGGGAATTTGTCAGTACTTAACAAATTGCAGAAGCATTTACCCTTTGACACAACCATTTCCACTGTGGGAATTTCCCTTGAAGATGCACCTCCAACAGTACAAACATACAGATGCACAAGATTACTCATTGCAGCACTGAGACTGCAAATATTGGAAGCAAAGTCATGTTCATATACACGAGAAAGCCTGAGGAAACCATGGCACCAATGGCATACCcacatgatggaatattattgagctgtaaaaaaaatgaggaagatctCTATGAATCGGTATAATTATTTTCAAGATATACTAAATGCAAAAAGCAAAGTACAAAAAGTAGAAAGTGGTACTTTGTATGTAAGAAAGAAGGAGATGTAAGAAAGCACATGTATCTGCTTGTTTATGCAAAGTAAATAAGGAAAGATTGACCAGAAAGTAATGAGCTCTCTATGGATGGTAGGTGGGTGTAGagtagaaagaagggagaaatcaTAACAGTATAAAGGAAGAAGGGATGGAACACTGCCGAGTGTATCTGAGTATATTTTGTGTAACTGTGACTCTTAGAGCCATAGTAATGTTTCTCATGCCCCCCAAAATAATTAAAGTCAACCAGGATATGAGGAGAGTtcaaaatgaaatacaaacagTAACAAATGAACTTACTGCATTTCAAATGCATAATACAACCACATTGAAGGAGGTgggcaagaaaaataagaagttaTAGCATTTTGATGGGATactagaaagagaaaaggaactgTACACAAATACCAGAGTCTAGTTAGCAAATTTTTCACAGAAGCCAAAGTTAGCAATTCAGGAAGTACTTTATGTGTATATTAGGATTGGGAAAACTATATGATAGGTAACGAGAACATGGGCGACATATTGAAAGGACACAGGAACCAAACTGAATGTCCTTCAGTGGCCAAATCTTGGGcaatttgagcaataaaataatgacaataatcaGTTATAGTCCACTGACTAAAAATACACTATAGAATCCTATACACAATGGAATCAcaaatgtagaaggaatgatagaaatagaaaaaatggctgggcgcagtggctgacacctgtagtcccagcacttcgggaggccaaggtgcgtggatcatctggggtcaggagttcaagaccagcctggccaacatgatgaaaccctgtctctactaaaaatacacaaaattagccaggcatggtggcacgtgcctgtaatcccagctgctccggaggctgaggcagaagaatcgcttgaactgggaggtggaggttgcagtgagccgagactgtgctactgccctctagcctgggcgacagagtgagactccgtctcaaaaacaaacagaaaaacaccaTTAGGCAAACACCATAGGAATAGTTGCAGACAAGAAACACCTATGAATGCCAAAGTAGTGAACAGAAGTGTGATGGGAAACAGGATTTTGCATGGTTTTAAGATCCCTTCACAAGATactaattacaaagggaaaaacagtcACTGTAGTGAATAAACCTGACAGAAACCACCTTAGCCAAGTGATCAAGTTAACATCACCACTAATAAGACACACTAAGTACCTTCCAATATGATGCACTGAGAAGGGCACAATGTCACTTCTGTGATATTGTCAGAAATGTGCAATCTCAGTGCAACCATGAGAAAAGATCAGACAAGCCCAAACTGAGAGACACTCTACAAAATAACCGGCCAGTACGTTTTGAAAGTGCCGAGGCCGTGAACAataaggaaagactgaggaacaGTCATGGACTGGAAGAGGTTAAAGAAATACGATAACTAACTGCATTGTGAGATACCGATTTGGATGTTGGATTAGAAAAAGGACCAGAAATAAGATTTCACCAATGTCAATTATTTGGTTTTGATAATTgtactgtggttatgtaagatgttaacattagtaagagctgggtgaagggtacatggAAACTATTATTTTTGCCACCCTTTGAAAGTctaacttttttcaaaataaaaagttttaaaaatagtttgctGAAGTtctcattttgagaaaaaaaagatatgaacCTTGTATTACTTAGAGTTCTGtacagggacagaactaatggaactaatagaaatatatacaaaGGGGAGTTTACTAAGTATTAACTCActtgatcacaaggtcccacaataggccatctgcaggctgaagagcaaggagagccagcccGAGTTCTAAAACTGAAGaccttggagtccaatgttcgagggTAGGAAGCAttcagcacgggagaaagatgtaggctgggaggctaggccagtctctcttttcacatttttctgcttgcttatattctagccacgcgggcagctgattagattgtgcccacccaggttaagagtgggtctgcctttcccagcccactgactcaaatgttaatctcctttggcaacaccctcacagacacacccaggatcaatactttgtatccaatcaagttgacactcagtattaaccatcacaaaccTGCTATCATGCAACTGCAGTACAGGAGAAGGGGGTGAACCTTTATGCAGAATCTGGGTTAGTGGCTGAGGTCAGAAAGGGTTTTCCTGAGGAAGTGATAGCTGAGATCTGGAAAATGAGGAGGAATTAAGCAGGtgaagagagaggagaagagcGTAAATGGAGGCCCAGCAGCAGCGGGAAACATGGTGCATTTGAGGAACTGGACAAAGGCTGGCTGGTGTGGCTGGAAGGAAAAAGTGTAATTGGGGCAAGAAGAAGCTGGAGAGGTGGGGagaagcctttcttttttctttttttctttttttttttttttttttgagatggagtctcgctctgtcacccaggctggagagcagtggagcgatctcggctcactgcaagcttcgcctcccgggttcacaccattctcctctcagcctcccaagtagctgggactacaggtgcccaccaccatgcctggctaacttcttgtgtttttagtagagatggggtttcaccatggtctcaatctcctgacctcatgatccacccgcctcgacctcccgggaGAAGTCTTTTGGTTCACCCATGTCTCCCTGACCAGGAAGCCAACTTCCTAAGTTTGAGTCCACCTGAGAATTTTCCCTTGAGAGAGTCTATCTTGCCAAATAAATTTCACTTGCAATTGGGGTTGGCATGCCAGGGAGGTGttctgctccccaccccctttttcttcccttttgaaCTCAGATCTGGGAATTGCTTAAGGAGCTCCTTTGTGGGTTTGAGACAGGCACAACCTGGACTTGGCGGATAACAAGTCTTGTCGATCCTTAGAGAGCTGCCTGTCAGTTCCATTCCCAGGGCACTATGGCTTATAAACCACTGCACTTGTGCACTGACTTATATCA
Coding sequences:
- the GM2A gene encoding ganglioside GM2 activator isoform X1; this encodes MQSLMQAPLLIALGLLLAAPAQAHLKKPSQLSSFSWDNCDEGKDPAVIRSLTLEPDPIIVPGNVTLSVVGSTSVPLSSPLKVDLVLEKEVAGLWIKIPCTDYIGSCTFEQFCDVLDMLIPTGEPCPEPLRTYGLPCHCPFKEGTYSLPKSEFVVPDLELPSWLTTGNYRIESVLSSSGKHLGCIKIAASLKGI
- the GM2A gene encoding ganglioside GM2 activator isoform X2, which gives rise to MQSLMQAPLLIALGLLLAAPAQAHLKKLSSFSWDNCDEGKDPAVIRSLTLEPDPIIVPGNVTLSVVGSTSVPLSSPLKVDLVLEKEVAGLWIKIPCTDYIGSCTFEQFCDVLDMLIPTGEPCPEPLRTYGLPCHCPFKEGTYSLPKSEFVVPDLELPSWLTTGNYRIESVLSSSGKHLGCIKIAASLKGI